One window from the genome of Dioscorea cayenensis subsp. rotundata cultivar TDr96_F1 chromosome 3, TDr96_F1_v2_PseudoChromosome.rev07_lg8_w22 25.fasta, whole genome shotgun sequence encodes:
- the LOC120250953 gene encoding putative nuclease HARBI1, translating to MAVILAMMSREQRRNALPREPASVRDIHRSAHMTRILDGGVHNCVEYIRMSKDTFLKLYAILRECGHLRDTIHVAVEEQVALFLHIVGHHAKNRAMKIDFIRSGATVRRYFNDVLRAICSIRDLFVKQPDTSIHPDIEFNPNFYPFFKDCIGFIDGTHIDARVSANLVSKFRGRKGITQNVLAACDLDLKFTYILAGWEGSANDYLVLKDALSRPPPYGLHIPSGKYYLVDAGYTTTQGFISPYRKVRYHLREQVGRRPQNAKELFNLRHSQLRSRIERAFGILKSRFRILDSRPFFPFNAQVDLVLGCCVLHNFVREIDPNDIIAHEGVGNEDEIPTNDSPNTLGERREAQSRWRELCENIKDEMWHDYVSRGCTSQVPL from the exons ATGGCGGTTATTTTAGCAATGATGTCAAGGGAACAAAGACGAAATGCTTTGCCCCGTGAACCTGCTTCGGTTAGGGATATTCATCGAAGTGCACACATGACTCGGATATTAGATGGTGGTGTCCACAACTGTGTTGAATACATACGGATGTCTAAGGACACCTTTCTCAAACTTTACGCTATTCTAAGGGAATGTGGTCATTTGAGAGATACCATTCATGTCGCCGTTGAGGAACAAGTCGCATTGTTCTTGCACATTGTAGGACACCATGCAAAGAACAGGgcaatgaaaattgattttattagatcAGGGGCAACTGTGAGAagatattttaatgatgtgcTTCGAGCAATTTGTAGCATTAGAGATTTATTTGTCAAACAACCGGACACATCAATACATCCTGATATAGAATTCAACCCAAATTTCTATCCTTTTTTTAAG GATTGCATTGGCTTTATTGATGGGACTCATATAGATGCGAGGGTCAGTGCAAATTTAGTTAGCAAATTTCGGGGCCGCAAGGGCATTACACAGAATGTCCTAGCAGCATGTGACttggatttaaaatttacatacaTTCTTGCCGGTTGGGAAGGTTCGGCAAATGATTATCTTGTATTGAAGGATGCATTATCACGACCACCACCATATGGGTTGCATATTCCTTCAG GAAAATACTACCTTGTTGATGCCGGATACACAACAACACAAGGTTTCATATCTCCTTATCGGAAAGTTAGATATCATTTAAGAGAACAAGTAGGCCGAAGGCCCCAAAATGCAAAGGAGCTTTTCAACCTTCGTCATTCTCAACTTAGATCAAGAATAGAAAGAGCTTTTGGGATTTTAAAGAGTCGGTTTCGGATTTTGGACTCAAGgccattttttccttttaatgcCCAAGTGGATCTTGTTCTTGGATGTTGTGTGTTGCATAATTTTGTGAGAGAAATTGATCCCAATGATATAATAGCCCATGAAGGTGTAGGTAATGAAGATGAAATACCTACAAATGATAGCCCTAACACGTTAGGTGAACGACGTGAGGCTCAAAGTCGATGGAGAGAACTATGTGAGAACATCAAAGATGAAATGTGGCATGACTATGTTTCACGCGGTTGCACATCACAAGTGCCACTGTAA